From the genome of Bombyx mori chromosome 16, ASM3026992v2, one region includes:
- the LOC101746720 gene encoding protein takeout isoform X2 — protein MHPHNIILSQDFTRCRQKDPKLNDCLKSAVPDALKRMKQGISSLSVPQMEPLHVSGMNIDSGAGPVVITQNYKNIKIHGLTDSVLTTYKADLKHYRLKTDSITPKMEFIADYVMNGRILVLPIQGKGIANITMVNLVVKHDLIGEPILRDGSVYMHIRDYKVKFIPKKVVLHFTNLFNGDKRLGDQMNLFLNQNSELVFNELKDSYEKALSSVFQDVTNKIFDKVPMKDIFLED, from the exons ATGCAtccacataatattatattat CTCAAGACTTTACAAGATGTCGACAGAAAGATCCGAAGCTGAACGATTGCTTGAAGTCAGCCGTGCCTGATGCTTTGAAGAGAATGAAACAAG GCATTAGTTCGCTGTCCGTGCCACAGATGGAGCCACTGCACGTGTCCGGCATGAACATAGACTCCGGCGCCGGCCCGGTCGTTATCACGCAAAACTAcaagaatattaaaatacatgGATTGACCGATTCTGTGCTCACTACTTACAA aGCGGACCTAAAACATTACCGCCTAAAGACAGACTCGATTACGCCGAAAATGGAGTTCATAGCGGACTATGTCATGAACGGGAGGATATTGGTCCTGCCGATACAAGGAAAGGGTATCGCTAACATCACGATGG TGAACTTGGTGGTCAAGCACGACCTCATCGGAGAGCCGATCCTTAGGGACGGATCGGTCTACATGCACATACGCGACTACAAAGTGAAGTTTATACCGAAGAAGGTCGTTTTACATTTTACGAACTTGTTCAACGGCGACAAGAGACTCGGAGATCAGATGAACTT GTTTTTGAATCAAAATTCCGAACTTGTCTTCAACGAACTCAAAGACTCGTACGAGAAAGCTCTAAGTTCTGTGTTTCAAGACGTAACCAATAAAATATTCGACAAAGTACCGATGAAAGACATATTCCTGGAagactaa
- the LOC101746720 gene encoding protein takeout isoform X1: MFFNAILLGALVYASADNALPQDFTRCRQKDPKLNDCLKSAVPDALKRMKQGISSLSVPQMEPLHVSGMNIDSGAGPVVITQNYKNIKIHGLTDSVLTTYKADLKHYRLKTDSITPKMEFIADYVMNGRILVLPIQGKGIANITMVNLVVKHDLIGEPILRDGSVYMHIRDYKVKFIPKKVVLHFTNLFNGDKRLGDQMNLFLNQNSELVFNELKDSYEKALSSVFQDVTNKIFDKVPMKDIFLED; this comes from the exons ATGTTCTTCAACGCGATATTATTGGGTGCGTTAGTGTACGCGAGTGCCGATAATGCTTTAC CTCAAGACTTTACAAGATGTCGACAGAAAGATCCGAAGCTGAACGATTGCTTGAAGTCAGCCGTGCCTGATGCTTTGAAGAGAATGAAACAAG GCATTAGTTCGCTGTCCGTGCCACAGATGGAGCCACTGCACGTGTCCGGCATGAACATAGACTCCGGCGCCGGCCCGGTCGTTATCACGCAAAACTAcaagaatattaaaatacatgGATTGACCGATTCTGTGCTCACTACTTACAA aGCGGACCTAAAACATTACCGCCTAAAGACAGACTCGATTACGCCGAAAATGGAGTTCATAGCGGACTATGTCATGAACGGGAGGATATTGGTCCTGCCGATACAAGGAAAGGGTATCGCTAACATCACGATGG TGAACTTGGTGGTCAAGCACGACCTCATCGGAGAGCCGATCCTTAGGGACGGATCGGTCTACATGCACATACGCGACTACAAAGTGAAGTTTATACCGAAGAAGGTCGTTTTACATTTTACGAACTTGTTCAACGGCGACAAGAGACTCGGAGATCAGATGAACTT GTTTTTGAATCAAAATTCCGAACTTGTCTTCAACGAACTCAAAGACTCGTACGAGAAAGCTCTAAGTTCTGTGTTTCAAGACGTAACCAATAAAATATTCGACAAAGTACCGATGAAAGACATATTCCTGGAagactaa